In Asanoa sp. WMMD1127, one genomic interval encodes:
- a CDS encoding LysR family transcriptional regulator: MELRQLEYFVAVAEEGSFTKGAQRVHVAQSAVSATIRKLERELGASLFQRAANPIALSDAGEALLPEAKAVLGSAFRAKDIVAQVREGLRGTIRMGTLTPIGTRPGAEGPLLIDLAAVLGRFHATHPGVNIRLRGVVTGSAGHLVDLTGGDLDLAMVGIVDRPPGVRLHRLGSIRWSFVCARRHPLAAERAVTLADLKNETFVDFPRGWGNREMIDRAFAAGGLSRDVPFEAADPEGALALVRNGLGVAFLPRSCVGDGEHVAVVDVAGADLDLPIALATPADRPPSRATAALIDALLAAAGR, encoded by the coding sequence ATGGAACTGCGCCAGCTCGAGTACTTCGTCGCGGTCGCCGAGGAGGGCAGCTTCACGAAGGGCGCGCAACGGGTGCACGTCGCCCAGTCGGCGGTTTCCGCGACGATCCGGAAGCTGGAGCGGGAACTGGGCGCCTCGCTCTTCCAGCGGGCGGCGAACCCGATCGCCCTCAGCGACGCCGGCGAGGCGCTGCTGCCCGAGGCCAAGGCCGTGCTGGGCTCGGCGTTCCGGGCGAAGGACATCGTCGCCCAGGTACGCGAGGGCCTGCGCGGCACGATCCGGATGGGCACGCTGACACCGATCGGGACTCGCCCGGGCGCCGAAGGTCCGCTGCTGATCGACCTGGCGGCGGTTCTGGGCCGCTTCCACGCGACCCATCCGGGGGTCAACATCCGGCTGCGCGGTGTCGTGACGGGTTCCGCGGGTCACCTGGTCGACCTCACGGGCGGCGACCTCGACCTGGCGATGGTCGGCATCGTCGACCGGCCGCCCGGCGTGCGGCTGCACCGTCTCGGGTCCATCCGCTGGTCCTTCGTCTGCGCCCGCCGGCACCCGCTGGCGGCCGAGCGCGCGGTGACGCTGGCGGACCTCAAGAACGAGACGTTCGTCGACTTTCCGCGCGGGTGGGGCAACCGGGAGATGATCGACCGCGCGTTCGCGGCGGGCGGTCTGAGCCGGGACGTCCCGTTCGAGGCGGCGGATCCGGAGGGCGCGCTCGCGCTCGTCCGCAACGGCCTCGGAGTGGCGTTCCTGCCGCGCTCCTGCGTGGGCGACGGGGAGCACGTCGCGGTCGTCGACGTGGCCGGGGCCGACCTGGACCTGCCGATCGCCCTGGCCACACCGGCCGATCGGCCGCCGTCGCGGGCGACGGCGGCGCTGATCGACGCGCTCCTGGCGGCGGCGGGCCGCTAG
- a CDS encoding ABC transporter ATP-binding protein yields MTSEQRLGARDLTLAYDGSPVVDALDLDVPDGSFTVIVGPNACGKSTLLKALARVLRPRSGSVVLDGAEIASYPTREVARRLGLLPQSPLVPPGIVVEDLVARGRFAHQRLLRQWSAQDARAVADAMRLTQVTDLADRFVDELSGGQRQRVWLAMVLAQQTSIMLLDEPTTFLDLAHQIDVLDICAELHEGGRTVVAVLHDLNQASRYATDLVVMRAGAIVAQGPPTEILTADLVGDVFGVPCLVIPDPATGTPMVVPVDRTRRAAGRAGTPDLVARAKA; encoded by the coding sequence ATGACGTCGGAGCAACGGCTGGGCGCCCGGGACCTGACCCTGGCGTACGACGGGTCGCCCGTGGTCGACGCCCTCGACCTGGACGTCCCGGACGGCTCGTTCACCGTGATCGTCGGCCCGAACGCGTGCGGCAAGTCGACCCTGCTGAAGGCGCTGGCCCGGGTGCTGCGGCCGCGCTCGGGCTCGGTGGTGCTCGACGGCGCGGAGATCGCGTCGTACCCCACCCGCGAGGTGGCCCGGCGCCTCGGCCTGCTGCCGCAGTCGCCGCTGGTCCCGCCCGGCATCGTCGTCGAGGACCTGGTGGCCCGCGGCCGCTTCGCCCACCAGCGCCTGCTGCGGCAGTGGTCGGCGCAGGACGCCCGCGCGGTCGCCGACGCCATGCGGCTGACGCAGGTGACCGACCTCGCGGACCGGTTCGTCGACGAGCTGTCGGGCGGCCAGCGCCAGCGCGTCTGGCTGGCCATGGTGCTCGCCCAGCAGACCTCCATCATGCTGCTCGACGAGCCGACGACGTTCCTGGACCTCGCGCACCAGATCGACGTGCTCGACATCTGCGCCGAGCTGCACGAGGGCGGCCGCACGGTCGTCGCGGTCCTGCACGACCTCAACCAGGCGAGCCGCTACGCGACGGACCTGGTCGTCATGCGCGCCGGCGCGATCGTCGCCCAGGGCCCACCAACGGAGATCCTCACCGCCGACCTCGTCGGCGACGTGTTCGGCGTGCCCTGCCTCGTCATCCCGGACCCGGCGACCGGCACCCCGATGGTCGTCCCGGTCGACCGCACCCGCCGCGCCGCCGGCCGCGCCGGCACCCCGGACCTGGTCGCCCGGGCTAAGGCCTGA
- a CDS encoding iron chelate uptake ABC transporter family permease subunit — translation MSGPPTRLTVRAGPWSVRLRPRSVAVTLALLVAALGLALVNLSTGDFPVPFGEVLRSLFGSAGDGTAYVVRELRLPRVLVAMLVGAALGISGAVFQSLTRNPLGSPDFIGLTVGAATGALVVMLLLGGSGLSVAAGALVGCLVTFGVIYLLAFRRGAAPVRLVLMGIGVSTMLAAFDTLLIVRSRLEEAIAAQRWLIGSVTTSTTAEVALIAGALAVLVPPLVRYGRELDMLSLGDETALAHGIRAERSRLVLSVISVALAAMATAVAGPIAFVALAAPQLASRLTRAPGAGIGAAAAMGAFLMTASDWIGRRVLPLDLPVGVVTAALGGLYLTWLLAGEWRRGRQLT, via the coding sequence GTGAGCGGCCCGCCGACCCGGCTCACGGTGCGCGCCGGCCCGTGGTCGGTCCGGCTGCGGCCGCGCAGCGTCGCCGTGACGCTGGCGCTGCTGGTGGCCGCGCTGGGTCTGGCCCTCGTCAACCTGTCCACAGGGGACTTCCCGGTGCCGTTCGGCGAGGTGCTGCGGTCGCTGTTCGGCTCGGCCGGCGACGGCACCGCCTACGTGGTCCGGGAGCTCCGGCTGCCCCGCGTGCTGGTGGCCATGCTGGTCGGCGCCGCCCTCGGGATCAGCGGCGCCGTCTTCCAGAGCCTGACCCGCAATCCGCTGGGCAGCCCCGACTTCATCGGCCTGACCGTCGGAGCGGCAACCGGCGCGCTGGTCGTCATGCTGCTGCTCGGCGGAAGCGGGCTGTCGGTCGCGGCGGGCGCGCTGGTCGGCTGCCTCGTCACGTTCGGCGTCATCTACCTGCTGGCGTTCCGGCGGGGCGCGGCGCCGGTGCGGCTGGTGCTGATGGGCATCGGCGTCTCGACGATGCTGGCCGCGTTCGACACGCTGCTGATCGTCCGGTCCCGGCTCGAGGAGGCCATCGCGGCCCAGCGCTGGCTGATCGGCAGCGTCACCACGAGCACGACGGCCGAGGTGGCGCTGATCGCGGGCGCGCTGGCGGTGCTGGTGCCGCCGCTCGTCCGCTACGGGCGGGAGCTCGACATGCTCAGCCTCGGCGACGAGACCGCGCTCGCGCACGGCATCCGGGCCGAGCGGTCGCGGCTCGTGCTGTCGGTGATCAGCGTCGCCCTGGCCGCGATGGCCACCGCGGTGGCCGGGCCGATCGCGTTCGTCGCCCTCGCCGCGCCGCAGCTGGCCAGCCGGCTGACCCGGGCACCGGGCGCCGGCATCGGCGCGGCCGCCGCGATGGGCGCGTTCCTGATGACGGCGAGCGACTGGATCGGCCGGCGCGTGCTCCCGCTCGACCTGCCGGTCGGCGTGGTCACCGCCGCGCTCGGCGGGCTCTATCTGACCTGGTTGCTGGCCGGCGAATGGCGGCGAGGAAGGCAGTTGACATGA
- a CDS encoding siderophore-interacting protein, which produces MAGFKMRKPVDPHVLMVEVVGTKQVSPHLVRVTLGGAGLDLFTPLGFDQWMRLFLPRTGQETLRLPTRSSGLWYAQYLATPRAKRPHVRCYTVRAFRGDLRELDVDFVVHAEADGTSGPAATFATTAAPGDRIGLLDQGVGYHPRHAHDWTLLVADETGLPAVAGICESLPADARGLAIVEIPSDADRQRFRVPDGLRVEWVARDGATGTPGELALAALRAAELPDGTVYAYLVGESGLATGARRHLVAERAVPKAHVDFIGYWRHGHAAM; this is translated from the coding sequence ATGGCCGGCTTCAAGATGCGCAAGCCCGTCGACCCGCACGTGCTGATGGTCGAGGTGGTCGGCACCAAGCAGGTAAGCCCGCATCTGGTGCGGGTCACCCTGGGCGGCGCGGGGCTGGACCTGTTCACCCCGCTCGGCTTCGACCAGTGGATGCGGCTCTTCCTCCCCCGGACCGGCCAGGAGACGTTGCGGCTGCCGACCCGTTCGTCGGGCCTGTGGTACGCGCAGTACCTGGCCACGCCGCGGGCCAAGCGGCCGCACGTGCGCTGTTACACCGTGCGGGCGTTCCGGGGCGACCTGCGGGAGCTGGATGTCGACTTCGTCGTCCACGCCGAGGCGGACGGCACCAGCGGCCCGGCCGCCACGTTCGCCACGACCGCCGCGCCCGGCGACCGCATCGGCCTGCTCGACCAGGGTGTCGGCTACCACCCCCGCCACGCGCACGACTGGACGCTGCTGGTCGCCGACGAGACCGGCCTGCCGGCCGTGGCGGGCATCTGCGAGTCGTTGCCGGCGGACGCGCGCGGACTGGCCATTGTGGAGATTCCGAGCGACGCCGACCGCCAGCGGTTCCGGGTGCCGGACGGCCTGCGGGTCGAGTGGGTCGCACGGGACGGCGCTACGGGCACACCGGGCGAGCTGGCGCTGGCCGCGCTGCGTGCGGCCGAACTGCCCGACGGCACGGTCTATGCCTATCTGGTCGGCGAGTCCGGGTTGGCGACGGGCGCGCGCCGGCACCTGGTTGCCGAGCGGGCCGTTCCGAAGGCCCACGTCGACTTCATCGGCTACTGGAGGCACGGCCACGCCGCGATGTGA
- a CDS encoding iron ABC transporter permease, producing the protein MGIAAAFALLGVAVVLSVAVGTRWIDPATVWHLLWHPDGSPESVIVHDVRLPRTLLAVGVGAALGLAGAVMQALTRNPLAEPGLLGVNTGAATGVVVAIAFVGTGSLGAYVWFAFAGAGLLSVAVFVLGGAGRVPTPDRLVLAGVAVDAVLSMLIWTVLMTRPDAFLRYRHWDVGSLTDRGYDVLVQVLPFLVVGVAAALLLGRSLNALALGEEAAKAVGARPGRTRLAGMLVVTLLCGAATAAVGPIAFLGLAVPFAARLLVGVDNRAVLAMSTLLGPGVFLLADVLGRVVVAPSELQVGIVTAVVGGPLFIALCRRRRVGVL; encoded by the coding sequence GTGGGCATCGCGGCCGCGTTCGCGCTGCTCGGCGTGGCCGTCGTGCTGAGCGTCGCGGTGGGCACGCGGTGGATCGACCCGGCGACGGTCTGGCATCTGCTGTGGCATCCCGATGGGTCGCCGGAGTCGGTGATCGTGCACGACGTGCGCCTGCCCCGCACCCTGCTGGCCGTCGGCGTCGGCGCGGCCCTCGGCCTGGCCGGCGCGGTCATGCAGGCGCTGACCCGCAACCCGCTCGCCGAGCCGGGCCTGCTGGGCGTCAACACGGGCGCCGCCACCGGCGTGGTTGTCGCGATCGCGTTCGTCGGGACCGGTTCGCTGGGCGCGTACGTCTGGTTCGCCTTCGCCGGCGCCGGCCTCCTCTCCGTCGCGGTCTTCGTGCTCGGCGGAGCCGGGCGGGTCCCGACCCCGGACCGCCTGGTGCTGGCCGGTGTCGCGGTCGACGCGGTGTTGTCGATGCTGATCTGGACCGTGCTGATGACCCGCCCCGACGCGTTCCTCCGCTACCGGCACTGGGACGTCGGCTCGCTCACCGACCGTGGCTACGACGTGCTGGTCCAGGTGCTGCCCTTCCTGGTCGTCGGCGTGGCCGCGGCGCTGCTGCTCGGCCGGAGCCTCAACGCGCTGGCGCTGGGCGAGGAGGCGGCCAAGGCCGTCGGCGCGCGGCCCGGGCGCACCCGGCTCGCCGGCATGCTCGTCGTGACCCTGCTGTGCGGGGCCGCCACGGCGGCGGTCGGGCCCATCGCCTTCCTCGGCCTGGCCGTCCCGTTCGCCGCCCGGCTCCTCGTCGGCGTCGACAACCGGGCCGTCCTGGCCATGTCGACGCTGCTCGGCCCTGGGGTGTTCCTGCTGGCCGACGTGCTGGGCCGGGTGGTCGTGGCCCCGTCCGAGCTGCAGGTCGGCATCGTCACCGCGGTCGTGGGCGGCCCGCTGTTCATCGCGCTGTGCCGGCGGCGCCGGGTGGGTGTGCTGTGA
- a CDS encoding penicillin acylase family protein, protein MRRRLIGLLALAMVLGWPPPGAAAGGGKPGTVWRDAYGVAHITARSERDLLFLQGWQHAADRLFQMDVSRRQASGTLAELLGQPALPGDVEARTIGLRRAAERGLPAHSAEMRKGLEAYAAGVNAWVAGHPLPAQYAAVRITRFAPWTPVDSLVIGKAIAFNLSFDLDIELTLAADAYARAGVESGFDGAALFRDDLFRSQPFSAASTVPDATRRAARAEPGLSDAARRLARDYQARAQRTPLLADAVDRTFTLGSNEWAIAGRHTTTGRPILANDPHLSLTAPATFYPVALKGGGIDVQGESFAGAPYVILGQNRRVAWGATTNPMDVTDTYVERLVPDPASPSGLSTVYQGRPEPVVAIPETFRVNARSADATDTLVTVPPGGDVPAATLIVPRRNNGPIVSLDRAAGTALSVQYTGFSATRELEASRLINLARGVDDVRRALDFFDVGSQNWAVTDVAGHIAYFTSAEMPLREDLEAGAVRGRPPYFLRDGTGGNEWLPATRPLRGQAVPYAILPPAEMPHVVDPPAGFFVNANNDPAGTTLDNDPLNQRRRSGGIYYLNVGYDGFRAGRITELVRSALARGGKVSARDVQDQQADVTLLDAEFFRPHLVRALARARGSDSPELAALAADRRVVEAVGRLARWDCTTPTGIPEGYDAADVAGHRRPPSRTEVAHSVAASIYAVWRGQYVRNVIDARLAPHGLPEPGGPEALKALRMLLERFPTRHGVGASGIDFYAVPGVADAADRRDVLLLRSLADALDLLAGPSFAAAFGGSTRQDDYRWGRLHRVTFGSPLGAPWSIPPAGGAFPAPLPDLPGVPVDGGFGTVDAASHNVRADSATEFTFGGGPVRRAVAQPTRTGITAVSSLPGGTSETLGSPYYLNLLPRWLTNETYPVLMNGAR, encoded by the coding sequence ATGCGCCGTCGCCTGATCGGTCTGCTCGCCCTCGCCATGGTGCTCGGCTGGCCGCCGCCCGGCGCCGCCGCGGGCGGGGGGAAACCCGGGACCGTGTGGCGCGACGCCTACGGGGTCGCCCACATCACCGCCCGCAGCGAGCGCGACCTGCTGTTCCTCCAGGGCTGGCAGCACGCCGCGGACCGGCTGTTCCAGATGGACGTCAGCCGCCGGCAGGCCTCCGGGACCCTGGCCGAGCTCCTCGGCCAGCCGGCGCTGCCCGGCGACGTCGAGGCCCGCACGATCGGGCTCCGGCGGGCGGCCGAGCGCGGCCTGCCGGCGCACAGCGCGGAGATGCGCAAGGGCCTGGAGGCGTACGCCGCCGGCGTCAACGCCTGGGTCGCCGGCCACCCGCTGCCGGCGCAGTACGCGGCCGTGCGGATCACCCGGTTCGCCCCATGGACACCGGTCGACAGCCTCGTCATCGGCAAGGCGATCGCCTTCAACCTCTCGTTCGACCTCGACATCGAGCTCACGCTGGCCGCCGACGCGTACGCCCGGGCGGGCGTGGAATCCGGGTTCGACGGCGCCGCGCTGTTCCGGGACGACCTGTTCCGCTCACAGCCCTTCAGCGCGGCCTCGACGGTCCCGGACGCCACGCGGCGGGCCGCCCGCGCCGAGCCGGGCCTGAGCGACGCCGCCCGCCGGCTGGCCCGCGACTACCAGGCCCGGGCGCAGCGCACGCCGCTGCTCGCCGATGCCGTCGACCGCACCTTCACCCTCGGCTCCAACGAGTGGGCGATCGCCGGCCGGCACACGACCACCGGCCGGCCCATCCTGGCCAACGACCCGCATCTCAGCCTCACCGCCCCGGCGACGTTCTATCCCGTCGCGCTGAAGGGCGGCGGCATCGACGTGCAGGGGGAGAGCTTCGCGGGCGCGCCCTACGTGATCCTCGGCCAGAACCGCCGCGTCGCCTGGGGCGCCACCACGAACCCGATGGACGTCACCGACACCTACGTCGAGCGTCTCGTGCCGGATCCGGCGTCACCGAGCGGGCTGTCCACTGTCTACCAGGGCCGGCCCGAGCCCGTCGTGGCGATCCCGGAGACGTTCCGCGTCAACGCCCGCTCCGCCGACGCCACCGACACGCTGGTCACCGTGCCGCCCGGCGGCGACGTCCCGGCCGCCACCCTGATCGTGCCCCGGCGCAACAACGGCCCGATCGTCTCGCTGGACCGGGCGGCCGGCACCGCCCTCTCGGTGCAGTACACCGGCTTCTCCGCGACCCGCGAGCTGGAGGCCTCGCGCCTGATCAACCTCGCCCGCGGCGTCGACGACGTCCGCCGGGCGCTGGACTTCTTCGACGTGGGCTCGCAGAACTGGGCGGTCACCGACGTGGCCGGCCACATCGCCTACTTCACCAGCGCGGAGATGCCGCTTCGGGAGGACCTGGAGGCGGGCGCCGTGCGCGGCCGGCCACCCTATTTCCTGCGCGACGGCACGGGCGGCAACGAGTGGCTGCCGGCGACCCGGCCGTTGCGGGGGCAGGCGGTGCCCTACGCCATCCTGCCGCCGGCCGAGATGCCGCATGTGGTCGACCCGCCGGCGGGCTTCTTCGTCAACGCCAACAACGATCCCGCCGGCACCACATTGGACAACGACCCGCTCAACCAGCGGCGGCGGTCGGGCGGCATCTACTACCTCAACGTCGGCTACGACGGGTTCCGGGCTGGCCGGATCACCGAGCTGGTCCGCTCGGCGCTCGCCCGGGGCGGCAAGGTCTCGGCGCGCGACGTCCAGGACCAGCAGGCCGACGTGACACTGCTCGACGCGGAGTTCTTCCGGCCTCACCTCGTGCGGGCGCTGGCGCGGGCCCGGGGGAGCGACTCGCCGGAGCTCGCCGCGCTCGCGGCGGACCGGCGGGTGGTCGAGGCGGTCGGCCGGCTGGCCCGGTGGGACTGCACGACCCCGACCGGCATACCGGAGGGCTACGACGCCGCCGACGTCGCGGGCCACCGCCGGCCGCCGAGCCGCACCGAGGTGGCACACAGCGTCGCGGCGAGCATCTACGCGGTCTGGCGCGGGCAGTACGTCCGGAACGTGATCGACGCCCGCCTGGCCCCGCACGGCCTGCCGGAGCCGGGCGGCCCGGAGGCCCTCAAGGCGCTGCGGATGCTGCTCGAACGATTCCCGACCCGGCACGGCGTGGGCGCGTCCGGCATCGACTTCTACGCCGTGCCCGGCGTGGCCGACGCCGCCGACCGGCGGGACGTGCTCCTGCTGCGCAGCCTGGCCGACGCGCTGGACCTGCTGGCCGGCCCCTCGTTCGCGGCCGCCTTCGGTGGTTCGACCCGGCAGGACGACTACCGGTGGGGCCGGCTGCACCGGGTGACCTTCGGGTCGCCGCTCGGCGCGCCCTGGTCGATCCCGCCGGCCGGCGGCGCGTTCCCCGCCCCGCTGCCGGACCTGCCGGGCGTCCCGGTCGACGGCGGCTTCGGCACTGTCGACGCGGCCAGCCACAACGTCCGAGCCGACTCGGCCACCGAGTTCACCTTCGGCGGCGGTCCGGTGCGCCGGGCGGTGGCCCAGCCGACGCGGACGGGCATCACCGCCGTCTCGTCGCTGCCGGGCGGGACGAGCGAGACCCTCGGCAGCCCGTACTACTTGAACCTGCTGCCCCGCTGGCTGACCAACGAGACCTATCCGGTGCTCATGAACGGGGCGCGGTGA
- a CDS encoding FAD-binding oxidoreductase, whose translation MTDIIERSDLTELAAAVAGPVAAPGDEAYTAETATWNLAQHQDPAVAVGATSVADVRAAVRFAAAHGLPVAVVATGHGAFLPTDGAVLVNMRRMNDVRVDADARTATVGGGVEAQRVVAAAAEVGLAPLAGSSPNVGFVGYTLGGGLSPTLSRSYGYSADTVRSVEIVTADGEVRQVDAEHEPDLFWAVRGGKSNFGVVTALTVDLERIDRLYGGGLYFAAEHTRAVVDAFRRLTEVAPPELSTSLAFLRLPSLPFVPEPLRDRFSVNVRLAFLGAAEDGERLFADLRATAPPIVDTVTEMPYTSTAIIHADPVDPLPAYESSGLLREFPAEAGEALIHAAGPDVDLPALVVEVRQLGGALTREPPVPNAVGHRDAAFQFLTGASGPPGHTEELRAPVTAVLAALGPWTTGSALLNFIGAFDGKAEALHRAYTPETLARLSTVKRAYDPDNLFRVNVNVPPAP comes from the coding sequence ATGACCGACATCATCGAGCGGAGCGATCTGACGGAGTTGGCCGCGGCGGTGGCGGGACCGGTGGCGGCGCCCGGCGACGAGGCCTACACCGCGGAGACCGCCACCTGGAACCTCGCACAGCACCAGGATCCGGCCGTCGCGGTCGGCGCGACGTCCGTGGCGGACGTGCGAGCGGCCGTCCGGTTCGCCGCCGCGCACGGTCTGCCGGTCGCGGTGGTCGCCACGGGACACGGGGCGTTCCTGCCCACGGACGGCGCGGTGCTGGTCAACATGCGGCGGATGAACGACGTCCGGGTGGACGCGGACGCGCGCACCGCGACCGTCGGCGGAGGCGTCGAGGCGCAACGGGTCGTGGCGGCCGCCGCCGAGGTGGGCCTGGCCCCGCTGGCCGGTTCGTCGCCCAACGTCGGGTTCGTGGGCTACACGCTCGGCGGCGGGCTCAGCCCGACGCTGAGCCGCAGCTACGGCTACTCGGCCGACACGGTGCGGTCGGTCGAGATCGTCACCGCCGACGGCGAGGTGCGCCAGGTGGACGCGGAGCACGAGCCGGACCTGTTCTGGGCCGTCCGCGGCGGCAAGAGCAACTTCGGCGTCGTCACCGCGCTGACCGTCGACCTCGAACGGATCGACCGGCTCTACGGCGGCGGGCTCTACTTCGCGGCCGAGCACACCCGGGCGGTGGTCGACGCGTTCCGCCGGCTGACCGAGGTGGCGCCGCCGGAGCTGAGCACGTCGTTGGCCTTTCTGCGGCTCCCGTCGCTCCCCTTCGTCCCGGAACCCTTGCGCGACCGGTTCAGCGTCAACGTGCGGCTGGCCTTCCTCGGCGCCGCGGAGGACGGCGAGCGGCTGTTCGCCGACCTGCGCGCGACGGCGCCGCCCATTGTGGACACGGTCACCGAGATGCCCTACACGTCGACCGCGATCATCCATGCGGACCCGGTCGACCCGCTCCCGGCGTACGAGAGCAGCGGTCTGCTCCGCGAGTTCCCGGCCGAGGCCGGCGAGGCGCTGATCCACGCGGCCGGCCCGGACGTCGACCTGCCCGCGCTGGTGGTCGAGGTGCGCCAGCTCGGCGGCGCCCTCACGCGCGAGCCGCCGGTCCCCAACGCGGTCGGCCACCGGGACGCGGCGTTCCAGTTCCTCACCGGCGCCAGCGGCCCTCCCGGCCACACCGAGGAGCTGCGGGCTCCCGTGACCGCCGTGCTCGCCGCGCTGGGTCCGTGGACGACCGGCAGCGCGCTGCTCAACTTCATCGGCGCGTTCGACGGGAAGGCGGAGGCGCTCCACCGGGCGTACACGCCGGAGACGCTGGCCCGGCTGTCGACGGTCAAGCGGGCCTACGACCCCGACAACCTGTTCCGGGTCAACGTCAATGTTCCGCCGGCTCCCTAG
- a CDS encoding iron-siderophore ABC transporter substrate-binding protein, whose protein sequence is MRLGRHIAAVASVLLLASGLSACGTEDPQPASSAGAGDAAAFPAVIEHKYGTTTVPAEPKRIVVVGLVEQDALLALGVTPVATTEWWGEQPGAIWPWAKDELGGNPVPQVLKPTDGIEIEKVLALNPDLVLGVYSGMTKEEYDKLSARVPTIAEAKGVIDFGASWQELTRIVGAAVGKKAEAEKVISDVEARFAAARQANPAFAGKVGAVVTYYQGIYVYGSQDARGRFLKDLGFALPTGLDALTGTEFGVTLSPEKTNLVDTDVLLWLIDSYDKDKATIHANPLYAALGVKKDGRDVFLENNEDLGAALSFITPLSLPYLLDNLVPQMAAAIDGDPATEVRRAEA, encoded by the coding sequence ATGCGTCTGGGTCGTCATATCGCGGCCGTGGCCAGCGTCCTGCTGCTCGCGTCCGGCTTGTCCGCCTGCGGCACCGAGGACCCGCAACCCGCCTCATCGGCCGGCGCCGGCGACGCCGCGGCGTTCCCGGCGGTCATCGAGCACAAGTACGGCACGACCACGGTCCCGGCGGAGCCCAAGCGGATCGTCGTGGTCGGGCTCGTGGAGCAGGACGCGTTGCTCGCGCTGGGCGTCACCCCGGTCGCGACGACCGAGTGGTGGGGCGAGCAGCCGGGCGCCATCTGGCCGTGGGCGAAGGACGAGCTGGGCGGCAACCCGGTGCCACAGGTGCTCAAGCCCACGGACGGCATCGAGATCGAGAAGGTGCTGGCGCTCAACCCGGACCTGGTGCTCGGCGTCTACTCCGGGATGACCAAGGAGGAGTACGACAAACTGTCCGCCCGCGTGCCCACGATCGCCGAGGCGAAGGGCGTCATCGACTTCGGCGCGAGCTGGCAGGAGCTGACCCGGATCGTCGGCGCCGCCGTCGGGAAGAAGGCGGAGGCGGAGAAGGTCATCTCGGACGTCGAGGCCCGGTTCGCCGCGGCCCGGCAGGCCAACCCGGCGTTCGCCGGCAAGGTCGGCGCGGTCGTCACCTACTACCAGGGCATCTACGTCTACGGCTCGCAGGACGCCCGCGGGCGGTTCCTCAAGGACCTCGGCTTCGCGCTGCCCACCGGCCTCGACGCGCTGACCGGCACCGAGTTCGGCGTGACGCTGAGCCCCGAGAAGACCAACCTGGTCGACACCGACGTGCTGCTCTGGCTGATCGACAGCTACGACAAGGACAAGGCCACGATCCACGCCAACCCGTTGTACGCCGCCCTCGGCGTCAAGAAGGACGGGCGCGACGTCTTCCTCGAGAACAACGAGGACCTCGGCGCCGCGCTGTCCTTCATCACCCCGCTGAGCCTGCCGTACCTGCTGGACAACCTCGTGCCGCAGATGGCCGCGGCGATCGACGGGGACCCCGCCACCGAGGTACGGCGAGCGGAGGCCTGA
- a CDS encoding arginase family protein produces the protein MTGWFMLGAPWDSSASARGEERAPAALRAAGLRAEVDLGDAATRIAHADRDLATGVRALPGTIAAARALADALAAGRRSHPDLWPLVLGGDCSLLLGVFAHLRPTVGEVGLWLVDGHPDFFDAAASDTGETADLELAVLTGDGPPALTGLGGRAPMVAARHAALLGHRTADLDPDSAAELARVPADLFTIDAPAVIDDPGAAGRRAAGWADGLGIPMWLHVDVDVLDPTAMPAVTYPQPGGPDLGQLAAVLAPLAASPRLLGVSLADYRPDLDPHGRHAAELVTLLDGALRP, from the coding sequence GTGACCGGCTGGTTCATGCTCGGCGCGCCCTGGGACAGCTCGGCCTCGGCCCGCGGCGAGGAGCGCGCGCCCGCGGCGCTGCGGGCGGCCGGCCTGCGCGCCGAGGTCGACCTGGGCGACGCGGCCACGCGCATCGCGCACGCCGATCGGGACCTGGCGACCGGTGTGCGGGCCCTGCCTGGGACGATCGCCGCGGCGCGCGCCCTGGCCGACGCGCTCGCGGCCGGCCGCCGGAGCCACCCCGACCTGTGGCCGCTGGTCCTGGGCGGCGACTGCAGCCTGCTGCTCGGGGTCTTCGCCCACCTTCGCCCGACGGTCGGCGAGGTCGGGTTGTGGCTCGTCGACGGCCACCCGGACTTCTTCGACGCGGCGGCCTCGGACACCGGCGAGACCGCCGACCTCGAGCTGGCGGTGCTGACCGGCGACGGACCGCCCGCGCTGACGGGCCTGGGCGGCCGGGCGCCGATGGTCGCGGCGCGGCACGCGGCCCTGCTCGGCCACCGCACCGCCGACCTCGACCCCGATTCGGCGGCCGAGCTCGCCCGGGTGCCCGCCGACCTGTTCACCATCGACGCGCCCGCGGTCATCGACGACCCCGGCGCGGCCGGCCGTCGCGCGGCCGGCTGGGCCGACGGCCTCGGCATCCCGATGTGGCTCCACGTGGACGTCGACGTGCTCGACCCGACCGCCATGCCGGCGGTGACCTATCCCCAGCCGGGCGGGCCGGACCTCGGCCAGCTCGCCGCCGTCCTGGCCCCGCTCGCCGCGTCGCCGCGCCTGCTGGGCGTGAGCCTCGCCGACTACCGGCCGGACCTCGACCCGCACGGCCGCCACGCCGCCGAGCTGGTCACGCTGCTCGACGGGGCACTCAGGCCTTAG